From the genome of Desmodus rotundus isolate HL8 chromosome 2, HLdesRot8A.1, whole genome shotgun sequence, one region includes:
- the LOC112307698 gene encoding actin-like protein 6A isoform X1 — protein MSGGVYGGDEVGALVFDIGSYTVRAGYAGEDCPKVDFPTAIGMVLERDDGSTLMEIDGDKGKQGGPTYYIDTNALRVPRENMEAISPLKNGMVEDWDSFQAILDHTYKMHVKSEPSLHPVLMSEAPWNTRAKREKLTELMFEHYNIPAFFLCKTAVLTAFANGRSTGLILDSGATHTTAIPVHDGYVLQQGIVKSPLAGDFITMQCRELFQEMNIDLIPPYMIASKEPVREGSSANWKKKEKLPQVTRSWHNYMCNCVIQDFQASVLQVSDSTYDEQVAAQMPTVHYEFPNGYNCDFGAERLKIPEGLFDPSNVKGLSGNTMLGVSHVVTTSVGMCDIDIRPGLYGSVIVAGGNTLIQSFTDRLNRELSQKTPPSMRLKLIANNTTVERRFSSWIGGSILASLGTFQQMWISKQEYEEGGKQCVERKCP, from the exons ATGAGCGGTGGCGTGTACGGAGGAG ATGAAGTTGGAGCCCTTGTTTTTGACATTGGATCCTATACTGTGAGAGCTGGTTATGCTGGTGAGGACTGTCCCAAG GTGGATTTCCCCACCGCTATTGGCATGGTGTTAGAGAGAGATGATGGAAGCACGTTGATGGAAATCGACGGAGACAAAGGGAAACAAGGCGGTCCCACCTATTACATAGACACTAATGCCCTGCGTGTTCCCAGGGAGAATATGGAGGCCATTTCACCACTGAAAAATGGGATGG TTGAGGACTGGGACAGTTTCCAGGCTATTCTGGACCACACCTACAAGATGCACGTCAAATCAGAGCCCAGCCTGCATCCTGTGCTCATGTCAGAAGCACCG TGGAACACTAGAGCCAAGAGAGAGAAACTGACAGAGTTGATGTTTGAACACTACAACATCCCCGCGTTCTTCCTTTGCAAAACTGCAGTTTTGACCGC ATTTGCTAATGGGCGCTCTACTGGGCTCATTTTGGACAGTGGAGCCACTCATACCACTGCAATTCCAGTCCACGACGGCTACGTCCTTCAGCAAG GTATTGTGAAATCCCCCCTTGCTGGAGACTTTATTACTATGCAAtgcagagaactcttccaggagATGAATATAGACCTTATTCCTCCATATATGATTGCATCAAAA GAACCTGTGCGTGAAGGGTCTTcagcaaactggaaaaaaaaagagaagttgcCGCAGGTTACAAGATCTTGGCACAATTATATGTGTAAC TGTGTTATCCAGGATTTTCAAGCTTCAGTACTGCAAGTATCAGATTCAACTTACGATGAAca AGTAGCTGCGCAGATGCCAACAGTTCATTATGAATTCCCCAATGGCTACAACTGTGATTTTGGAGCAGAGCGGTTAAAGATTCCGGAAGGATTATTTGACCCTTCCAATGTAAAG GGATTATCAGGAAATACAATGCTGGGAGTCAGTCACGTCGTCACTACCAGTGTTGGAATGTGCGATATTGATATCAGACCC GGTCTCTATGGCAGTGTGATAGTGGCGGGAGGAAACACGCTCATACAGAGCTTCACTGACAGGCTGAATAGAGAGCTGTCTCAGAAAACGCCCCCG AGCATGCGGTTGAAACTGATTGCAAATAATACGACAGTGGAACGGAGGTTCAGTTCATGGATTGGTGGCTCCATTCTAGCTTCTCTG ggCACCTTTCAACAGATGTGGATTTCCAAACAAGAATATGAAGAAGGAGGGAAGCAGTGTGTAGAAAGGAAATGCCCTTGA
- the LOC112307698 gene encoding actin-like protein 6A isoform X2, which yields MSGGVYGGDEVGALVFDIGSYTVRAGYAGEDCPKVDFPTAIGMVLERDDGSTLMEIDGDKGKQGGPTYYIDTNALRVPRENMEAISPLKNGMVEDWDSFQAILDHTYKMHVKSEPSLHPVLMSEAPWNTRAKREKLTELMFEHYNIPAFFLCKTAVLTAFANGRSTGLILDSGATHTTAIPVHDGYVLQQGIVKSPLAGDFITMQCRELFQEMNIDLIPPYMIASKCVIQDFQASVLQVSDSTYDEQVAAQMPTVHYEFPNGYNCDFGAERLKIPEGLFDPSNVKGLSGNTMLGVSHVVTTSVGMCDIDIRPGLYGSVIVAGGNTLIQSFTDRLNRELSQKTPPSMRLKLIANNTTVERRFSSWIGGSILASLGTFQQMWISKQEYEEGGKQCVERKCP from the exons ATGAGCGGTGGCGTGTACGGAGGAG ATGAAGTTGGAGCCCTTGTTTTTGACATTGGATCCTATACTGTGAGAGCTGGTTATGCTGGTGAGGACTGTCCCAAG GTGGATTTCCCCACCGCTATTGGCATGGTGTTAGAGAGAGATGATGGAAGCACGTTGATGGAAATCGACGGAGACAAAGGGAAACAAGGCGGTCCCACCTATTACATAGACACTAATGCCCTGCGTGTTCCCAGGGAGAATATGGAGGCCATTTCACCACTGAAAAATGGGATGG TTGAGGACTGGGACAGTTTCCAGGCTATTCTGGACCACACCTACAAGATGCACGTCAAATCAGAGCCCAGCCTGCATCCTGTGCTCATGTCAGAAGCACCG TGGAACACTAGAGCCAAGAGAGAGAAACTGACAGAGTTGATGTTTGAACACTACAACATCCCCGCGTTCTTCCTTTGCAAAACTGCAGTTTTGACCGC ATTTGCTAATGGGCGCTCTACTGGGCTCATTTTGGACAGTGGAGCCACTCATACCACTGCAATTCCAGTCCACGACGGCTACGTCCTTCAGCAAG GTATTGTGAAATCCCCCCTTGCTGGAGACTTTATTACTATGCAAtgcagagaactcttccaggagATGAATATAGACCTTATTCCTCCATATATGATTGCATCAAAA TGTGTTATCCAGGATTTTCAAGCTTCAGTACTGCAAGTATCAGATTCAACTTACGATGAAca AGTAGCTGCGCAGATGCCAACAGTTCATTATGAATTCCCCAATGGCTACAACTGTGATTTTGGAGCAGAGCGGTTAAAGATTCCGGAAGGATTATTTGACCCTTCCAATGTAAAG GGATTATCAGGAAATACAATGCTGGGAGTCAGTCACGTCGTCACTACCAGTGTTGGAATGTGCGATATTGATATCAGACCC GGTCTCTATGGCAGTGTGATAGTGGCGGGAGGAAACACGCTCATACAGAGCTTCACTGACAGGCTGAATAGAGAGCTGTCTCAGAAAACGCCCCCG AGCATGCGGTTGAAACTGATTGCAAATAATACGACAGTGGAACGGAGGTTCAGTTCATGGATTGGTGGCTCCATTCTAGCTTCTCTG ggCACCTTTCAACAGATGTGGATTTCCAAACAAGAATATGAAGAAGGAGGGAAGCAGTGTGTAGAAAGGAAATGCCCTTGA